Sequence from the Thermocladium sp. ECH_B genome:
CAATTACGCGTTAAGGGGTAAAGCCATTAAGGAGTTGCCGGATTCATTTATTGATATGGATGCATTCGTGAAACTACTTCTCAATAAGGGGTACAGGGTGGGGAGTTATGAGGCTGGTGGATCTAAGAGGGATGTGGGAACAATGGATGATTACCTTAACCTATTAAGGATGGAATACCATAGCCCCCATTAGTCCGCGTTTATCTGGATTTTTCATTTTTGAATCAAAAACTATAAAAGAGAGCGTTATCCGTAAGTTTCATGGGTGCAAGCACGTGTCCAGCGCTTAAGCGTAGTGCAGGTGGCTTTATATNTGGATACACCAATAAGCAGGTGAATCCATTTAATTGGTACTGCTTAGGGGATTATTACTCGTGCCCAGTGTATATAGCTCAATCAAGGACCGCGACTCAATTACCTCAAGCCGAGAAAAAACCGGAAACTAAGCCTGAGGTTAAGCCGATAACGGTCGTCACCACTACTCCCGTTGCCGCCGATCCCGAGGATGCCATAATCAACTCGATTCAATCACTAGTCGAGAAGCTGGGCGGCGAGGTTCGTAACGTGGAGGATAGGTGGAGGGAGTACGAGTCTTACACGGTCAAGACGAAGAGCTACTTCGATCAATCATCCCCAGTTATATCCCAATACATATCACTGCTTGAGTCCACTCTGAACAGGTACAGGGATGAATTAAAGGAGGTAGAGCTTAGGAGGGAGTTGGGAACCATTGATTCAGATGCGTATGCTAAGTTAAAGGAGGAACTGGGGAGGAAGCTGGATAAATTGGATAATCAATTAAAGGAATTCAAGGATAGGTACGGCGATTTAAGCAATAGGGTGATGAATCACTATAGGCGAGTCATAATGACTTCGGACTCGCCTGAATCAGCCAAGATAAGGATGTCCCTCGCCAAACTCGATGAGTTGCTAAAGAATGGGAAGATATCTAAGGATGTCTACGATAAATTACGGGGAGACCTCGAGAAGCTTGTGCAGGGCGGTTCATCATGATGCAAAACATATCGAAATTATTCGATGATATTAAGCGACTCATAGAGGGCAAGTATAAGGAGTACAGCGATGAATTACGGAGGGCCCAGGAATCATGGAATGCCTATCAATCCATTGTAAACAAGATAAAGAAGAATTGGGACTTCGATGAAGCCCTGCTTCAATCGCGGCTTAATCAAATGAAGCTGGAAATAGAGGAGTTAAGGAAGCAAATGGAAATGTTGACTGCGCAGAAAGAAATAGGCCTAATAGATGATGATGTATTCGCCAAGTCCTATGCTGAACTAAATGAAATGATGACGTCACTATCAAAGACATATGAGGACCTGGAGTCCAAGGTGGAGGAATTATCATCGCTAATAACGGATCACTGGCTAAGATCTATAGATATAGCTAAAACATCGCTGGACCAAATAGATAATATGTTGAAGGAGGTGGAGGACGCCAAGTCACGCAACGAGATATCCGATGAGGTTTATCAACGGTTAAAGAAGGAAGCCGAAATACTGCGGAAAGCCGTCCAAGCATTCTCAATGCTTAAGCAGGGCTCTTAAATATGTCATTACTTGAGCAAGCATCATTAGTTCCCATAACTTTAAACTGGGGCTTTACTCCGCTCATTTTATGGCTACCAGACCAACGGTAAGCGGTAAAGTCTATCATCTACGCGTGTCCAAGGTTAACCCATACGTATTGCTCCCAGGGGATCCCGATAGAGTCCCATTAATAGCCTCTCATTGGGATGAAGTCACCGAGAAATCCGAGTCCAGGGAGTACAGGACATTTAATGGGATATATAGAGGTGCACCAATAACTGCAACATCATCCGGCATCGGGGGCCCCTCCGCATCGATTGCAATTGATGAATTAGCGATGAGCGGAGCCAGAACAGTGATACGGGTGGGAACCACTGGTTCACTTCTCTCATCGATAAAGGTGGGTGACTTAGTGATAAGCAGGGGCGCTTATAGAATGGATGGGGCAAGCGCCCAATACGCTCCCCCCGGTTACCCTGCCTCCCCTCATCCCGATGTAGTGAATGCCCTTGTGCTCGCCGCGGAGGAGCTTGGCGTGCGTTACCATGTTGGATTAACAGCCACCACAGATACGTTCTATATTGGACAGGGGAGGCCCGGCTTCAATGGGTACCTACCGCCTGAGAATGCCAGATTATTGGAGAGGCTTCGTGAATTGAAGATAATTAATCTAGAGATGGAGACCGCCGTTGTTTTAACAATAGCCAACGTATATGGGCTACGGGCCGGCGCAATAATGGCAGTCATAGCTAACAGGGAGACCGATGATTTTGATCCGCATGCCGGCGTAAGCGATGAGGTAAAGGTCGCTAATGAGGCTGTAAAGCTGCTTAAGGAATGGGATGATGCATACCCCGATAAACCAATCAAGTCTATGCTGGGCATCCGCAAGTAATAACTGAGAATGCCCAATAAAAGGAATTACTATTTTAGTATTCAAAGATTGACCTCCTCCCCGCCCTAAAGAGCGAGGTTTGCCGTTAGTTTTATCATTTATGTATTTTCATCAATGCCAAGTATATCAATGCCCCTATTAGTGGACCCACATACAATGCCGGCACGTAGTTAAAGACAGTTGGCGCCGCCTCAGGCAATAGGTAAATCAGCGCTATGCCTATTATGAAGGAGACAACGGCATCCAGCTTCAGGTGCCCACCAACGCTTTTCGGCACTTCATAGAACTCCTTTATCTCGACATTTCCGCGTAATCGTAGGTACCAATCAATCAGCAAAATAAAGGTCAATGGAAAAATCGCGTCACCAACTATGTTCAGGAAATCATTGACGTAGCTTAGTATGAAGATGGATGTCAACACTGCCGCAATGCCGAGGATAAGAGTGGTGAGGGGCTGCATTAATCTGGCCCTTAGGCCGGCCTTGTTTCGGATTAATGGATCAACGGCAACCAGTAGATCTATGGTGGATGGGTACAGATTCATGGCGTTAGTGTGTATTATGGCTAGCGATGCGCCTAGAGACGCAGCTACTACCCAGATCGGGGCTACCCCGTAATTGAGCGCAGCTATGTTCCAATTATTGGCGTAGTACTGCCCAGCGTATCCAAGGATGCCCATTAATAGTATTGGCAGGAAGATTCCGAGCGGAGTCGCCAATCCATAGCTCCAGGAGAATCCGTCATACGGCTTCCCAAACCTGGAGGTAGTGGTGGTCTTGTACGCCCATGAAAGCATGCCGAACGCCAGCACTAATCCAATGGCATTGCCCCAATTCAGCGTGAATGGATTNGGGGAATTACTTAATAGGGCCCCCCAATTAACGTGGTAAGCCGTTACTAGGTAGTAAGTCAACACGGCGTAGCTCACCACAAGTATGGGCGACGTGAATCTATAGAAGTNCTCCAGCCACTTAGCTCCAAATAGCACTAGAAGTATTTGTATTACTCCCATTATTATGTACCACGCAAATATGGAGGAATGAGTTATTGAGGAAAGTATCTCAGCGCCCACAGCATTATTCAGGGCAAACCAACCCACATTAATTACTGTGTAGAGCACCGATAATGCCTGAGCAGTTCCGTACCCAAAGGTTTTCCTCGCCACCACTAGCGCAGTTAATGGTACTTGCCTCCCCATTNCGCTGAATAACCATGTTGGGACTATGCCTAGCGCCAGCCCCAGGAACATGGCCACTATGGCCCACTTGAGGCCCATATCATAGAGTAGGTAACCTATTAGCGGCGTTGTTGCCGATGCCGATGCCATTGCCCAGAAAATGAATAATTTAGTCGCGGAGAAGTTCCGCATCTTATTTGGAATAGGCAATATGCCTATTGTTTCCAACTCCTTCCCGAACCTGCCGAACTCAGGTAACCCCTTGGCTATTTCCTCTATTTGTGCCTCATCATTTACATCTTTTTCCTTTTCCTGAACCATAACTAGGCTAATCCAATAAATTAATTATTCAAAAAGACTCCATTTTAACCAATTAAGTATTATACTTATTGATATGGTCTTCCCTCCGACACCAATAATGAGATTTGTTTTCAGATGATATTTACTATGGTGAAGAAGCGGGAGCCTCTTTAGGGAAAATGCTTATTGGTGTTTGGGGTTCATTGTTTACTGCGTGTCCAATTAATGGTAACGCAGTATGAGGCAGACAATGCTTTCCCAAGCCCTAATTCATTACTAATTATCCCGGCGAACTTGGATATTGGCTGCACGTAAACTATTCTTCCATTATGGTCGGGGCCTCAGATGATGAAGAGAAGATGAGTAAGGACTCCTTTTTCTTGAAGTGATGAGGATGAGCGGTGAACCTCTAGATAATGGATCGCCCCAAGGAAGCCCCTTCAGGGGTCAGTGAAGCAGAAAGGGTATAATGCATGTATTTCGCGTTTCATCTCGCTGGGCTACTTGTGTGGGCGGGTGGTTTATGTGGAGTTGGGAATTATGTTTTATTATCAAACAGGAGTTTTTTAAAGCGTGGGTGGTTTATTTAATTCATGAAGCTAGTTTACCCCGATGCCAGAGAGTGGACATCAATAGTGGATGCGGTGGCTGTGCTGATAGAGGAAGCCACCTTCACTGTGGCTCAGGATGGGCTCAGGTTAAGGGCTTTGGATCCATCTAGAACCTCCATGGTGGACCTATTCATACCTAAAGAGGCCTTTGAGGAGTATCCCGCCATAGATGGAGAGGAGCACATCGGGATAAACTTCAATGACTTGAAGAAGGTATTGAAGAGGTCCAGAAAGGATGATAAGGTGGTCATGGAGGTTGATGGCGGTAAGTTAAAGGTCAAGCTAATTGGAAAAGCGACTAGGACCATAACCATGCCCTTGCTCGATATAGGGGTGGAGCAATTGCCTGCCCCAAAGGCCGTTTTCACAGTGATGGCTAAACTAGCCAGCGACGCGTTGGATCAAGCGATTAGGGATGTTGAGATAATAGCGGATGCGGTGAAATTAGAGGGGAAGGAGGATGGGATATATGTGAAGGCATCAAGCGATAAGGGCGACTTGGAGATCAAGTTCGAGAGGGAGGGAGACGTAATGTTCGAGTACGATCTAAAAGAGNCGGCTGCATCTACGTACTCTATAGATTACTTGGCCGATATAACGTCTAAGGCAGCCTCAATAAGCGATATAGTGACGCTTGAATTCGCCACCCAGAAACCCATAGCGCTAACCTTCGAGATACCCATGGGAGGCAAATTAGCGTACTACATTGCGCCGCGCATGGATTAGCGATGTCGATAAAGTATATAGAGGTTCTCTTCAGGGACTATTATAGGCGATCATTCCAGCCCCCAGATATTCCAAGGATACGGGAAAGGGAGATAGCTTATCAATTATTTGGCGTTGACACCATGATACGCCACAGAGCGGTGGGAAGCATGGAGGAGTTAAGGGACGCCTTGGCGAGGCAATCCCCGAGGCATGTGTACTACTCCAGCTCATACTTCGAGAGGCCTGGGGAGGAGGATATGGGCATGAAGGAATGGAGGGGCGCGGACCTCGTTTTCGACATTGATGGGGATCACTTAGAGACCAAGAGCTGCGCTGGAATAAGCGTGATGACAATTGAGTGCCTCGAGGATGCGCGNCGCGAAGCCGTGAAGCTAGTGGATGTATTGATGAATGAGTTCGGCGTGTCCCACATGAGAATAACGTTTTCGGGGAATAGGGGCTTCCATGTTCATGTGGAGGAGGGCGACGCCATAACGCTTGGGCAGGAGGAGAGGCGGGAATTAGTAAATTACATAACCGCTAAGGCCGACTTAACGAGGCAATTAATTATTAATGATGAGTTCATGCTTGACGTGACGGACTCCGCCTCGCTTAGCATGGGGGGCCCTGGCCGGGTTCTCAAGGCTGTTTTAGAGGTGCTGGGCCGCAGGCCTAAGCCCATTAATGTTGCCGGAATGAAGGGAGAAATATTGAAGAAGCTGGGCATTGCGATAGATGAAGTGGTTACGATCGATATCAATAGGTTGATAAGGATGCCAAATACTCTTCACGGCAAGACAGGTCTAATGGTGGCTGAGGTGAGTCTAAGCGAGTTGGAGAGCGGGGTGGAGGCTGTGCTGAAGCGGGCTATTGCGTTTAATAAGGGAAGCATTGCAGTTAAGTTTAAGGTTGGTCTGAACGCTAAGGTGCTGGGCGAGGATGTGAGGGCGGCCCCGGGTTCAAGCATGGTTCTCCCCCAGGCAGTCGCCATATACGTTATGCTTAATGACTTAGCAGAGTTGGAGAGGGGAGGCAAGTGAATTTGAGGGAATTAAATGATTTAATTAAGGCTGAGATGGGGAGGGAGAGCCTAGTTAAGCTTCCATTCAAGTCATACAGGGAATTAGCGGCATCCATTGGTGGTTCCCTTAGGGTCGGCGGCGCATTGGAGAATGCCTTGTCTGGGGTATACTCGAGCGACGCTAAGTCAGCCATAATAGCATTGATCCGCATACGCATGGAGAAGATCCTGGCCGCTGTTCGAAGCGGTAGTACCCCGAAGAATTTACTGGCTGAGGAGAAGAGGATACTGAATTCATTGAGTTACTTGGAGCCACTGCTGCCTAGATCGGACTATAATGGCCGCGTTAGGATAGTTTCATTTGGGATCCAGTTTCTACGGATTAGGACAAGCAATGGGAATGAAATGGGGCCATTCAGGAAGGGAGACGTTGCCGTGTTGCCCGTCGAGGATGCCGAGGACCTCATGATTAGGAAAATAGTTTCCATTATATATAGGAAGGAAAAAGTTTTAAAGGGAGATTAAGGGCGGAGAAATGATGAAGTTCCCGAAGACCGTGAGGATGTATTGTCCACGATGCGATACGTACACCGATCACAGCGTTTCCACCTACAGTAGCGGCAAGAGACGCACATTATCCGAGGGACAGAGGAGGTACCTAAGGAAGCTTAAGGGATACGGCTCAACTAGGAAGCCCAAGCAGAAGACCCTATACAAGGTAACGAAGAAGGTAACCCTAAAGCTCACCTGTAGGCAATGCGGCTACGTATCCATGAAGACGCTTGGCCGCCTCAAGAAGATAGAGATAGTGGAGAGGTGATTAGAATGCCTCAAAGCCTAAGAAAAGTCCTTGTCCCGCTTCCCAAGTCCCGCTTCATTAGGGTCAGGTGCAATAGTTGCGGCAATGAGCAGGTAGTGTTCTCTCACCCATCAATGGAAGTGAAGTGCCTCGTGTGCGGTGCGGTTCTAGTTAAGCCAAGCGGCGGCCACGGCAAACTCATAGGATCAATAGTTAAGGAACTGGATTAATTCCCTCCAACTAGAGCCCCGCTTCTTAGGGCATGCCTGTGTCATTAGCGTAAGGTTTTAAATTGCTTCTTGAAGGTCTAGCATCATAATGAGCAATGATTCACATAAGGATAAGGCAAGGGATAAGGCCGCTTTGCCTCCCGTTAGAATAGCGAGGAAACCCACGCCGGAGATGGGGGAGCTAGTGATAGGTACCGTCTCTAAAATCACTGAGCACGGCGCGTATGTCAAGCTTGATGAGTATAATGGAATAGAGGCCTATGTGCCTGTCAATGAAATAGTTCCCACGCTTTTCAGGGATATAACGGATTACTTGGATGTGGGTAGGAAGGCCGTCTTCAAGGTTATACGGGTTGATAGGGGCAGGCAACTAATTGATTTATCCTATAGAAAGGTTAGGGATGAGGAAAGGGAGAAAATGCTTCTGAGGTGGAAGAGGACAACTAAGGCGCTGCGGTTATTCAATATTATTTCCCAGAAACTCGGCATCCCGCTTCAAAAATTAATCGAGGAAGTGGGTTGGAGGGTTGAAGATTATTATGGGGACATGTATGGGATTTTTGAGGCGGCCATCAGGAGCGAGGACATCTTCGATAAATTAGGTATACCGGAGAACATCGCAAATGCAATACGTGAGGTCGCGTCCCAGCACGTAGAGATACCTAAGGTTGAGTTGAAGGGCGTAATTAGGCTAATAAACATAGGTCCAAGCGGCGTCGATAATATAAAGAAAATACTTAGCTCAATTAAGGAAGCAGCGATCAAGCTCGGCGCCAGTGAGGCTGAGATATATACCATAGGTCCCCCCAGGTACAAGATAATCATTGAGGGAAGGGACCCCAAGAAGTTGGAGGCAGCCATGGAGGAGATAGCCAAGCTAGTCGTAGTTGAGGCTAAGAAGAATGGCGGCGAAGCATCGTTTAGCAGGCTTGATTGATATGGTTAATTCAATACTTAGGAGGTGCAGGAATTGCGGTAAATACACCCTAAGGAAGGATAGGTGTCCTTACTGTGGCGGCGAGCTTAAGGTTCCGCATCCCCCCAAGTTCTCGCCGGAGGATAAGTACCGTAAGTATAAATTAGTAATGGATGTGCTTTCGGGTAGGATTCAGGTAAGCGAGGAAACAATGAAGCGCATCAAGGAATCAATTCATTAATTATAAGGACTACGCCCAGTAATGCCTCAAGTAACTGGAGGACCGTGTTACATTGAATATGTGGTGCTTGCCCTAAAGCAGTAAATGCCATTTTTCGGTGGTAGCAATGATTTTGGGATGTTCCCATTGAGAGCAGTTCGGCTAAGGAGCAAATTTTTAAATTGGGGACTCCCTTGGTCTTCACATGCCTATGGAAACTAATTCGGTTGATGAGTGGAGGAGACATGCGGAGTCCGCCTTGGAGATTAGGGTTAAGAAGGTGGGGGATGTAGTTAAGTTAAAGGCTAGAACTAGGCATAGCCTGGTTACTATAAAGCTTTCGGAGAGCGATGCTAATCAATTGATACAGGAGTATAAGGGTAAGGGTAAGCCTATTAAGGAGNTTTAGTGGAGAATTCACTAAAAGTTTCGGCTAATTATGCGTTGTTATGTATATTGTAAAAGAAAACTTTAAGTTTACTTAGTAAGCTAAAAGTGAATAATATGGCCATATTTAAGAATGAGAAGGCATTAATGCCGGACTATGTGCCGGAGAAGCTTCCATTTAGAGACGAGCAGTTGAAAATGCTTCAAGCATATTTTGGGTCATTCATAAAGGAGCCGGGCTCCATGTATGTCAAGACAATAATGGTGGGTAGATCGGGCAGCGGCAAGACCGTCACAAGCAGGAAGTTCGGTTCATATGTGAAGACGGCTTCCAAGGGGCTGGTTGATTACGTTCACATCAGTTGCGCATTGCATAGAACCCCCTTCAGCGTTCTAAAGACCATAGGGCTCAGCCTGAATTTGCCGATACCTAGACGAGGTTTCTCCAGCGAGGAGCTTCTTGAATTGATAATCGATAAGGTGGCAGAGAAAAATAAGTATGCAGTGATTGTGTTGGATGATGTTTTCTATTTATTTAATTATGGTGGTCCGGATTCCATTGATGCATTGGTGAGGCTCGGCGAGGAGTACTACGACAAGAATTATAGATTCAGTCTCCTACTGGTGAGCCAAAGCAAGTCATTCATGGATCAATTAAACAAGGGAGTAAAGAGCTCGCTGGGCAATGCCATTATAGAGTTTCCCCCCTACACTAAGGACCAGATATTCGAGATATTGCTGAATAGGGCCCAGGAGGCCCTTAATGACACGGCCTATACGGAGGAGATACTTGAAATGATATCTGACGTAGCCGGCGTCGATCCCGATAATCCCAATCAATCCACTGTTCGGGGCGATGCCAGATACGCGCTGGATATATTATGGAGAGCATCAAAGCTAGCTGAAGTAAGCGGCGCCACGCATGTATCTCCAAGCCACATAAGGGAGGCCGTGATGCAGACCCTTCATGGCGTTAGGGAGGATGAGTTAATGAGTCTCCCCCTCCACGAGAAGCTTCTCCTATTAGCCATAGTTAATAGGTTAATGAGGGAAAGCGAAACCCCCTACATATCGATTGGGGATGCGGAGAGCGAGTACGAAATGGTTTGTGAACAGTATGGCCAGGAACCCAGGAAGCACACGCAGCTGTGGGAGTACGTGAAGGACATGGCTTCCAGAGGCATCCTGGAGACCCGTCTCTCCGGCAAGGGAATGAGGGGGAGAACCACATTCATATCCATACCAACCGAGCCCCTTGAAACGATGCAGCAATCCCTTAGCTCAATGATAAGGAGGGACTTGGGTGATTAACTTGGGCGACTTCATAGAGGAACNATTCGCATCGAGAAGCAGGATAAGAGTGTTGAGGGCATTATTGGAGATAAAGGAGATAAATGTAACTAGGTTAAGCAAGCTTGTTGAGATGAATCATAGATCAATGGGGCAGCACATAGCGGCGCTCAAGGAGCTCGGCATAGTTGAGGAGAAGCAATTTGGCAAGATAAAGATAGTTAGGATAAGGGATGAGGATCCCAGGGTTAAGGTAATTAAATCCATGTTTGATGAACTCAATCAATTAATTGAGAATGGGGACTAAATCTCGGTGCTTAACGCCATTCGCAGCTCATCCTCGCTTAAGCCAGTTAATCGGCTTAGTTCGCTGATCACGTGGCCTCCTCTCTCCCCATTAATGAGTAATCTAAGCATGGGCAGTACCTCGAGCGTTATTACGCGGCTCCCCAGGTGAGCCTCTTCCCTTAGTTTCTTTATTAGTATGTCCCTTATTTGCCTCATTGCCTTGATCTTGTTGAGCAGCCTTATCTTGGCTGGGTACCCATACTTTATGAAGAAGGGCAGCTTAGGTTTACCGGGTACCAGCGAGACTCCTGCGGTCATTAGCTCAAGCATGTACTTCATTAGCTCCCACTCCTGTATCCTATTAATTCTGCCCCTAATAACATCAGCCCTTGATAAGTTATTCATTGCATCGAATAGCGCAGTGGGTGCCTCGCCATAAGCCGCGGGCACGCTATCAACTATCCAAGTGAAGAAGCTCTCCCAATCAAAGCTGGGCAGCGA
This genomic interval carries:
- a CDS encoding ribosome biogenesis protein, which produces MVNSILRRCRNCGKYTLRKDRCPYCGGELKVPHPPKFSPEDKYRKYKLVMDVLSGRIQVSEETMKRIKESIH
- a CDS encoding uridine phosphorylase translates to MATRPTVSGKVYHLRVSKVNPYVLLPGDPDRVPLIASHWDEVTEKSESREYRTFNGIYRGAPITATSSGIGGPSASIAIDELAMSGARTVIRVGTTGSLLSSIKVGDLVISRGAYRMDGASAQYAPPGYPASPHPDVVNALVLAAEELGVRYHVGLTATTDTFYIGQGRPGFNGYLPPENARLLERLRELKIINLEMETAVVLTIANVYGLRAGAIMAVIANRETDDFDPHAGVSDEVKVANEAVKLLKEWDDAYPDKPIKSMLGIRK
- a CDS encoding 50S ribosomal protein L44; translated protein: MKFPKTVRMYCPRCDTYTDHSVSTYSSGKRRTLSEGQRRYLRKLKGYGSTRKPKQKTLYKVTKKVTLKLTCRQCGYVSMKTLGRLKKIEIVER
- a CDS encoding 30S ribosomal protein S27 is translated as MPQSLRKVLVPLPKSRFIRVRCNSCGNEQVVFSHPSMEVKCLVCGAVLVKPSGGHGKLIGSIVKELD
- a CDS encoding cell division control protein Cdc6, encoding MAIFKNEKALMPDYVPEKLPFRDEQLKMLQAYFGSFIKEPGSMYVKTIMVGRSGSGKTVTSRKFGSYVKTASKGLVDYVHISCALHRTPFSVLKTIGLSLNLPIPRRGFSSEELLELIIDKVAEKNKYAVIVLDDVFYLFNYGGPDSIDALVRLGEEYYDKNYRFSLLLVSQSKSFMDQLNKGVKSSLGNAIIEFPPYTKDQIFEILLNRAQEALNDTAYTEEILEMISDVAGVDPDNPNQSTVRGDARYALDILWRASKLAEVSGATHVSPSHIREAVMQTLHGVREDELMSLPLHEKLLLLAIVNRLMRESETPYISIGDAESEYEMVCEQYGQEPRKHTQLWEYVKDMASRGILETRLSGKGMRGRTTFISIPTEPLETMQQSLSSMIRRDLGD
- a CDS encoding DNA polymerase → MKLVYPDAREWTSIVDAVAVLIEEATFTVAQDGLRLRALDPSRTSMVDLFIPKEAFEEYPAIDGEEHIGINFNDLKKVLKRSRKDDKVVMEVDGGKLKVKLIGKATRTITMPLLDIGVEQLPAPKAVFTVMAKLASDALDQAIRDVEIIADAVKLEGKEDGIYVKASSDKGDLEIKFEREGDVMFEYDLKEXAASTYSIDYLADITSKAASISDIVTLEFATQKPIALTFEIPMGGKLAYYIAPRMD
- a CDS encoding translation initiation factor 2; protein product: MSNDSHKDKARDKAALPPVRIARKPTPEMGELVIGTVSKITEHGAYVKLDEYNGIEAYVPVNEIVPTLFRDITDYLDVGRKAVFKVIRVDRGRQLIDLSYRKVRDEEREKMLLRWKRTTKALRLFNIISQKLGIPLQKLIEEVGWRVEDYYGDMYGIFEAAIRSEDIFDKLGIPENIANAIREVASQHVEIPKVELKGVIRLINIGPSGVDNIKKILSSIKEAAIKLGASEAEIYTIGPPRYKIIIEGRDPKKLEAAMEEIAKLVVVEAKKNGGEASFSRLD
- a CDS encoding 50S ribosomal protein L38e; translated protein: MPMETNSVDEWRRHAESALEIRVKKVGDVVKLKARTRHSLVTIKLSESDANQLIQEYKGKGKPIKEX